TTCCTGGCCAATTTTCATCCGGAACGGGGCTATGGCGGCCGTATTTACGGAATTATGGATCGCCTGGCCGCCGGGGTGCCCTGGGACCAGGTCGGAACAGACTCCTTTGGAAATGGCAGCGCCATGCGCGTTGCACCGGTAGGCTTTTTCTATTATGACGATCTGGCGCAGCTCAAAGAGGCGGCGATGGCTCAGGCGACTATTACGCATCGTCACCCTGAAGCCCTGGCCGGGGCCGTTATTCAAGCCGGTGCTGTGGCGCTGGCCCTTAGGGCCGGGCTGGAAGGTCAAGGTGTCAACGCTGAATTATTTTTACGCACCCTGGCCGATATCTCGGAAGATCTGGACACTCGCTCATCCGCCAGGCTCCTGACCCTCATTGATCTTGAACCCGGGCCGATCGCGGAGCTGATCCCTCGTGTCCAGGTCCTGTTCCGATGCGATGTCAGGGCCATTGAAGCCGTACCCCCGGCGGTGGCCTCTTTTCTATTGACCGATGATTTCATTTCAGCCATTACCCTGGCTGTCAATCTGGGAGGGGATACCGATACTCTGGGGGCCATGGCCGGGGCGGTCGCTGGGGCCTACTATGGGCGGAAGGCCTTACCTGAGCCATGGCTGGAGCTTTTGGAGAACGGACCTCTGGGACGTGACTACGTCATGGACCTCGGCCATCGAGCCGCAGCTCTGAAAATTGAAAAGATGT
This genomic stretch from Deltaproteobacteria bacterium harbors:
- a CDS encoding ADP-ribosylglycohydrolase family protein, with product FLANFHPERGYGGRIYGIMDRLAAGVPWDQVGTDSFGNGSAMRVAPVGFFYYDDLAQLKEAAMAQATITHRHPEALAGAVIQAGAVALALRAGLEGQGVNAELFLRTLADISEDLDTRSSARLLTLIDLEPGPIAELIPRVQVLFRCDVRAIEAVPPAVASFLLTDDFISAITLAVNLGGDTDTLGAMAGAVAGAYYGRKALPEPWLELLENGPLGRDYVMDLGHRAAALKIEKMSTIRQPRS